A window of Halovivax gelatinilyticus genomic DNA:
CCGGTCGAAACCGTCGACCTGAGCGAGTACACTGCAGAAATCGTTACCTGGACGACGAGTACGGCGACGCCTCCGGGCGTTCGCGAACCGAACACGCTCGCGATCGTCGAATTCGACGTCGACGGCGATTCGGTTCGCGCCATCGGACAGGTAACGACCGACGATGTCGAGATCGGCGAACGCGTCAGACCGGTCTACGCCGAGCAGCTACGCGATCCGAACGCCGCCATCAGGGCCGCAGCGAGTCAGCGCTGGGACGGCTTCCGGTTCGAACCAGTAGAGAACTGAGACGCCACTGGGCCCGGCGCACAGATCGGCGGACTGGCTCACTGCTCGTCGTTTTCGGACTCGTCCGAGTCGCTCGTCGAGTCATCACCGTCGGCGGTTGGTTCGGACGCGTCACCCGGTTCGCCGTCCTCCGTCGGACGTTCCGGCGAATCGTCCGTCTCCGCGTTTCCGGTCGACACGCCGTCATCAACCGTATCGGGCTCCGAAGACGAGTGTTCGGGGTGGTACCGTTCTCTCAGAGTATCGAGTTCGGCTTCGACGTCTACGTCAACCTGATCGCGGCCGCCAGAACGCCCGTCGGTGGGATCGATATCGCTCGACGGGCGCTCGTCGATCTCGATTTCGAACCCGCGGTCGACGTCTGCGGGTTTCGAATCGCCCTCCCGACCAGTGAGTCGTCGCTCGAGGTCTTCGAACAACGACTGGGTTCGGTCGAGCGAGGCCTCGACGCGGTCGTCCTCGTCAGCGGGAAGTTGGCTCCGTAGCTGATCGATCGTCGCCCCGAGTTGGTCGAGAACGGCGTCAGTTCGCTCGGCGGTGGATCGGCGCGACCGACGCGTTGACGTGGACGCTCGGTCGCGGACGCGCTGGTCGTAACGAAGCAATCGCGTCGCCCGCTGAATCGATTCGAGAACCCGAACCTGCGTCTCGAGGATCGCTATGAGTGTCGGAATCGCCACGTCGTCCGTCGCACGTAGCAGTTGCGCTGGCGTCGGCGGCCGAAGTCCCCGTCGGCGATCCGGTTCAGCCGACTCGCCCAGCGCCTCGATCGCCTCGGCGAGTTCGGACAGCGCTTCGGCGAGATCGTCGTCGGACATACTCCATAGATGATTCCCCACGGCCAAAAGTGGGCGGGTAGCCCGATCGAACCGGTCGTTCGGAGCCGAACAGTCCCCGATCCGTCTCGGCTGTGCGATCTTGGTATCAACGTCAGTGCAATTACCATTGGCCAATGCCTATAGATGGTTTTACAACCGCAATCCTTATTTGTAGATACAGTATGTTCCTTATCGAATGGGAAGTGAGCCAGGGGGTGCCACGCCGGAGCGGGCCTCTTTCGTCCAATCGCTCGAGGCGTTAAAGCGGCAGGGGAGCAACGTACTGGTCGTCGGTACGACAGCGGTAAAGCCCCACGATGCGGTGTGCGGCCGATTGATGGGGACCGGTTCGGTCGACTCGCGATCTCGGATCGTCGTCACCACGGATTGGAGTCGCGTCGTATCGGCCGATTGCTGTGGCCCCGAGGCAACGCAGTTTCTGGTCCTCGGAGACGGCGACCGCGCGGAAGAAGAAATTCCAGATAACGCCACCGAAGTGTCCCTTCTCGGGGTGCTCGGAACCACGTTCGTCGAATTGATCAACGACATCGAAGCGGACATGGACCTCGATCCGTCGCAACTTCGCGTCTGCGTCGACTCGGTTTCGGACCTGGTCGAGATGTACGACACCGAGAACGTTTTTCGGCTCTTACACGCCATGACGACGCGAATCAGACAGAGTCGCGGAATGGGACACTACCACCTGCCAATCGACCGGGCGGAAGAAGCCGTCAGTCTGTACGAGCCGCTGTTCGACGCGGTCATTACGCTCAGAACGAACGGCGAACGGATCGAACACCGCTGGGACCTCCGCGACGGAACTGCACAAACAGACTGGATCGACCTGTAAGCCGTGTGCGTTCGACAAATTCACCCTGCACCGGTCGATGGCGAACCCTTCTAACGTCTAGGAGTGGTACGATATCATATGCGAGTCGAACAGCTCGGTACTGGTGACCCGTCGGTCGCGCTCGTCGGAGGGATCCACGGAGACGAACCCTGCGGCGTCAATGCGATCGATCGACTGCTCGAAACGCGACCGGAGGTCATCGAACCCGTCAAATTCGTCGTCGCGAACGAACTGGCCATCGAACAGTCGGTTCGATACGTCGAGGAAGACCTGAACAGGGCGTTTCCCGGTGATCCGGACGGCTCGACACACGAGAGCCGACTCGCCGCACGGCTCGCAGCGGAACTCGAAGGCTGTTACGTCTGCTCGATGCACTCGACGCAAAGCCACGCGAGCCCCTTCGCAGTGGTCGACGGGCTGACGGGGACGGCGAAGACGATCGGGCCACAGCTACCCGTCTCGTCGCTCGTCGAAACGGGCCCGCTCGCTCAGGGGCGACTGTTCACCGGTGCCGAAACGATCGAAGTCGAGTGTGGGCTCCAGGGGACGGAAACGGCGACGGAAAACGCCTATACTCTGGCCCGAGCGTTTCTCACCGCGACCGGCGTCCTCCCGGGTGAGACGAGTCGGCGACCGCTCCCGGTGTTCCGACTGAACGAGATGATCGCGAAGAAACCGGCCGACCGGTACGAACTATTCGTCGACAACTTCGAACGCGTCGAACCCGGACAACCGTTCGCTGCCGCCGACGGCACCGTACAGACGGCCTCGGAGGCGTTTTATCCGGTCCTGATGTCGCCCAACGGCTACGAGAACGTGTTCGGGTACGCCGCACGCCGGATCGACGTCATCGAGTGAACGGACGGACTTTCGCGTAGACCGCGAGAATTTGAGTTCGACCACGGGAGGTACGACCACACGTGTCCGGCGGGAGTAGTCCGATCGTGTGACGAGTAACCCGACGAGACCGGTCGCGACGTCACCGAATCGTCGGATCGGTGGATTCACGAGCCGACGCGAACGCGGTGAGACACTCGACGATGTCGTCCGATCCGTGACTCGCAAGCGGCGTCACCAGCAGCCGATCGGCTGGCTGCGATCGGTCCGGTGGGCCGGCGACTCTGACGAGGACGTTCGAGTCAGAGAGCGCCCGGACGAGACGCCCGGGTTCGCCACGCCCCTCGACGGGCACAGACAGGATCTGTGAATCACCGGAGACGCCGTAGCCGATCGACCGAAGCCCCTCTCGGAGGTGGGTCACGTTATCCCAGAGCTGAGCCCGACACGAACCGTGGCGGGCGACGTGCAACGCTTCACTTGCCGCGGCCGCCGATGGCGGTGAGATCGCACAGAGACGCTCGAAGTCGGACGTGTTGACGATCGTCTCGATCACGTCGGTGCTCGCGGCGACGTAGCCGCCCTGACTCGCGAGCGCCGTCGAGAGCGAGCCGAGCTGTACGTCGACGTCGGACGGGCAATTTTCTGCCTGAACGATCCCGCCTCCATCTGCGTACAGCCCGATCGCGTGCGTTTCGTCCACCGCCGTCCAGGCGCCGTACTCCGACGCGAGCGAGACGAATTCTCTCGGGGAACAGGCCTCCCCGCGTATCGGACAGACGGCCGGGACGACGGCGAGCCAGGATTCGCAACCGTCGGCATCGAGGGCCTCTCGAGCCTGAAATTTCGCTTCCAGCGTGGAAATCTCCGTTTGATCGTATCTGAGAAGCGTCGAACCGACGCGCTGGGCGATCCCCTCGGCAAACCTGGCGCTGAGGTCGTCGACGAACACGGCGTCGGGCTGTAAGCCCGCAATCAGCAGTCGATAGGCGTCGCTCCGGTCCGGAAGCGAGAGCGCTCGTTCGGTCTCTGAAACCTCGGCGAGCGTCCGCTCCAGATCGTGGTGGAGTAACGTATCTCCGAATCGAACGCGACTGGAACAGGCGCCGGTACCAACCGTCCTCGCCGCCCTGGTGGCCGCCTCCTGAATACGGCGATCGTGTGCCAGGCCGAGATAGTTCTCGGATCCGAAGACGAGCGTTTCCGTTCCGTCGAGGACCGGAAGTGATTCGCCGGACGGTTGGGCCCGGTAAACGCGTTCGGCGATACGGTCAGACGGTCTCAATCGATGGGTCTCCCGACCGCTCCGTAGCTCGCGCACCCGTTCGCTGGGGTCGAATCCCCGGTCCACCATCTGAGCGGACCGTGACACTCCCGTGCTATGACTCTCTCGGTTTCCTCGTCCCGACAGTCTGCCAGAAGGAAGTACTCGAAATATGTACGCAAACATCGAACAGATATTCGTAAAATTAGAAAAATTGTTCCGGTTGTGTAATGCTTAAAGGGCTGCATCGCGTACCGTCGAACGTATGAGCACCCAACGAACAGTCAGACAGCCAGCCGACGCTATCGAAGAAAACGGACTCCGGATCGACACGGATCGCGCCGAACAGATCGTCGACGCGCTCAACACCGAACTGGCGAACGCGTACGTCCTCTACCACCAGCTCAAAAAACACCACTGGGTGGTCGAGGGGGCCGAATTCTTGCCGATCCACGAGTTCACCGAAGAGGCGTACGAACACGCCGAGGAAGGAGCGGACGTCATCGCAGAGCGCGCGGGGGCGCTCGGGGGCGTTCCAGTCTCGGGACCGACCGCACTCGAACGTCGCGCAACCATCGAATTCGAGGGAGAAGACGTCTACGACGTCCGAACGATGCTCGAAAACGACCTCGAACGCTACGGAGACGTCATCGAATCGATGCGCGGTAGCATCGAACTCACCGAGAATCTCGGCGATTACGCCACGTCCGAGATCCTCCGTGAGATTCTCGTCGTCTTCGAAGAAGACGCGCACCACTTCGAACACTACCTCGAAGACGACACGCTGGTGCTCGAAGAAGCGACGCACTGAACACGGACCGACGATGGTACGGCCCTCTCGTCGGATACCATCGTACGGCACCAGTTCGGCGGACGACCTTGCAAACCGGTTGTCGACGTGCGGACGGCTGGGAGGTGTGACCGTCGTTGATTACGGCTGGAGTGAAACGCTCACGTCTGTCGCGATCCAGCCGTCGACGTTGTTCCGTTCGGTGAAGACGAACCGGCCGGGTCGCGTCTGGTGACACGAAACGAGTTCTTCTGGCGGCGTTCCTTCGATCACAGGATCCGTCGCTGAGGCGGAGACGTCCATCGGATACCAATATTAGGTGAGCCTAAAAGCATAAGCATTGTGTTCGCCTACCTGCATCAGGTCACGGAAATCCCCTACGCCGAATCGTTTATCTGACGACGGGTTGTTACGATTACCGATTATGGAGATTTCCATCGTCCAGGGAAACATCGCCGAGCAGTCGGCAGACGCCCTCGTCAACGCCGCCGGAACGAGTCTTCGAATGGGCTCCGGTGTGGCCGGGGCCCTCCGACGGAACGCGGGCGGGCCGATCAACGAGGAGGCGATGAAGCAGGGTCCCGTCGACCTGGGCGACGTTGCCGTCACCGACGCCTACGAACTAGACGCCCAGTACGTGATTCACGCAGCGGCGATGCCCCACTACGGTGACGGTAAAGCGACCGAAGAGAGCATCCGTAACGCCACGCGAAACGCTCTCCTCGCGGCGGACGAGCGAGCCTGCGAATCGATCGTCCTGCCCGCCCTGGGTTGCGGAGTCGCCGGCTTCGATCTCGAAACCGGCGCCCAACTCATCGCCGGCGAACTCGACCGATTCGACGCCGAATCGCTGCGAGACGTCCGATTTATCGCCTTCGATGAGAAAGAGTACGAGACTGTACGCGAGGCGACGGCGGACATCCTGGACGCCTACTAGCCGGCGTACGGCGCTCGCCCGAGAGCTATTCGAGTGTCAATCCCCTCACTTCGACCGACGAACCGGCTTCGACGCGCCCGATGACGACGCCGTCGGTTTCGCTCGCGAGTTCCGTCGCCTGATCTTCAGGGAGCGAGAGGACGAACCCGGTTCCCATGTTGAACGTTCGGTGCATCTCCTCGTCCGAGACGGATCCACACTCCTGGACGAACTCGAACACCGGCTGTGCGGGCAGTGGATCGTCGATCACGTACCGGCGCTCGCCCATACGAAGCAGATTCGTCCAGCCACCACCCGTAACGTGGGCGGCCGCATCGACGTCGTAGGCGTGGATGTATTCTACGAGATCCGTGTAAATTCTGGTCGGACGGAGGAGTTCTTCGCCGATCGTCCGCTCGGGAATCGGCGGGAACGGATCGTCGTATCCGTGTTCGCGCGTCACGGCTTCGCGCGCGAGCGTCAACCCGTTCGAGTGGATACCGTTCGACGGAAAGCCGACGAGCGCGTTGCCGACCGCCGCCTCACCTGAGAGTACCTCCTCCGGCTCAGCGAGCCCCGCGCACGTCCCGGCGAGGTCGAATCCGGTCACCACCTCGGGCATAACGGCCGTCTCACCGCCGAGCAGCGTGAGATCGGCGCGTTCGAGGCCGACGGCGAGTCCTCGACCGATCGCTTCGGTCAACTCGTCGTCCGGTTCGTCGATCGCCAGGTAGTCGACGAAGGCGACCGGGGTGACGCCGGCGGCGACGAGATCGTTTACGTTCATCGCGATGCAGTCGATCCCGATCGTCGAGAAGTCGTCGACGGCCTCAGCGACCATCAACTTGGTCCCGACGCCGTCGGTGGCGAGCGCAAGGTACCGGTCGCCGATGTCGAGCAAGCCCGCGTATTCGGTCGTCATGTCGCTTCCGAACGCGGCGAGCAAGGCCGCCGTCGCGTCCTCGCTGGCGTCGATGTCCACCCCCGTCTCCGCGTAGGTGAGTCCCT
This region includes:
- the purM gene encoding phosphoribosylformylglycinamidine cyclo-ligase, producing the protein MTDEGEGLTYAETGVDIDASEDATAALLAAFGSDMTTEYAGLLDIGDRYLALATDGVGTKLMVAEAVDDFSTIGIDCIAMNVNDLVAAGVTPVAFVDYLAIDEPDDELTEAIGRGLAVGLERADLTLLGGETAVMPEVVTGFDLAGTCAGLAEPEEVLSGEAAVGNALVGFPSNGIHSNGLTLAREAVTREHGYDDPFPPIPERTIGEELLRPTRIYTDLVEYIHAYDVDAAAHVTGGGWTNLLRMGERRYVIDDPLPAQPVFEFVQECGSVSDEEMHRTFNMGTGFVLSLPEDQATELASETDGVVIGRVEAGSSVEVRGLTLE
- a CDS encoding aminotransferase class I/II-fold pyridoxal phosphate-dependent enzyme; the protein is MVDRGFDPSERVRELRSGRETHRLRPSDRIAERVYRAQPSGESLPVLDGTETLVFGSENYLGLAHDRRIQEAATRAARTVGTGACSSRVRFGDTLLHHDLERTLAEVSETERALSLPDRSDAYRLLIAGLQPDAVFVDDLSARFAEGIAQRVGSTLLRYDQTEISTLEAKFQAREALDADGCESWLAVVPAVCPIRGEACSPREFVSLASEYGAWTAVDETHAIGLYADGGGIVQAENCPSDVDVQLGSLSTALASQGGYVAASTDVIETIVNTSDFERLCAISPPSAAAASEALHVARHGSCRAQLWDNVTHLREGLRSIGYGVSGDSQILSVPVEGRGEPGRLVRALSDSNVLVRVAGPPDRSQPADRLLVTPLASHGSDDIVECLTAFASARESTDPTIR
- the dpsA gene encoding DNA starvation/stationary phase protection protein DpsA; translation: MSTQRTVRQPADAIEENGLRIDTDRAEQIVDALNTELANAYVLYHQLKKHHWVVEGAEFLPIHEFTEEAYEHAEEGADVIAERAGALGGVPVSGPTALERRATIEFEGEDVYDVRTMLENDLERYGDVIESMRGSIELTENLGDYATSEILREILVVFEEDAHHFEHYLEDDTLVLEEATH
- a CDS encoding OB-fold domain-containing protein, encoding MTDESPRERPTSPPDSLEAVRYDDGSIGYPGHPLGPNGAEPVETVDLSEYTAEIVTWTTSTATPPGVREPNTLAIVEFDVDGDSVRAIGQVTTDDVEIGERVRPVYAEQLRDPNAAIRAAASQRWDGFRFEPVEN
- a CDS encoding DUF7504 family protein; protein product: MGSEPGGATPERASFVQSLEALKRQGSNVLVVGTTAVKPHDAVCGRLMGTGSVDSRSRIVVTTDWSRVVSADCCGPEATQFLVLGDGDRAEEEIPDNATEVSLLGVLGTTFVELINDIEADMDLDPSQLRVCVDSVSDLVEMYDTENVFRLLHAMTTRIRQSRGMGHYHLPIDRAEEAVSLYEPLFDAVITLRTNGERIEHRWDLRDGTAQTDWIDL
- a CDS encoding macro domain-containing protein — translated: MEISIVQGNIAEQSADALVNAAGTSLRMGSGVAGALRRNAGGPINEEAMKQGPVDLGDVAVTDAYELDAQYVIHAAAMPHYGDGKATEESIRNATRNALLAADERACESIVLPALGCGVAGFDLETGAQLIAGELDRFDAESLRDVRFIAFDEKEYETVREATADILDAY
- a CDS encoding succinylglutamate desuccinylase/aspartoacylase domain-containing protein, whose product is MRVEQLGTGDPSVALVGGIHGDEPCGVNAIDRLLETRPEVIEPVKFVVANELAIEQSVRYVEEDLNRAFPGDPDGSTHESRLAARLAAELEGCYVCSMHSTQSHASPFAVVDGLTGTAKTIGPQLPVSSLVETGPLAQGRLFTGAETIEVECGLQGTETATENAYTLARAFLTATGVLPGETSRRPLPVFRLNEMIAKKPADRYELFVDNFERVEPGQPFAAADGTVQTASEAFYPVLMSPNGYENVFGYAARRIDVIE
- a CDS encoding DUF7547 family protein — translated: MSDDDLAEALSELAEAIEALGESAEPDRRRGLRPPTPAQLLRATDDVAIPTLIAILETQVRVLESIQRATRLLRYDQRVRDRASTSTRRSRRSTAERTDAVLDQLGATIDQLRSQLPADEDDRVEASLDRTQSLFEDLERRLTGREGDSKPADVDRGFEIEIDERPSSDIDPTDGRSGGRDQVDVDVEAELDTLRERYHPEHSSSEPDTVDDGVSTGNAETDDSPERPTEDGEPGDASEPTADGDDSTSDSDESENDEQ